One genomic window of Deltaproteobacteria bacterium includes the following:
- a CDS encoding alpha-glucosidase C-terminal domain-containing protein, with protein MTGKHDPLNGQGLPWHKPESWNRALLEYLQRLMGLRRAHAALRRGSYRTLHARDGVYAFVRELQGERFLIVLNVNQRPVKLELSIAAFPELHGPCRDLLSGRSARVERQQLTGDDLPARAGAVFRSS; from the coding sequence TTGACAGGCAAACACGATCCTCTCAACGGTCAGGGCCTGCCCTGGCACAAGCCGGAGAGTTGGAACAGGGCGTTACTTGAATACCTCCAGCGCCTCATGGGCTTGCGCCGTGCGCACGCGGCGTTACGGCGGGGCAGCTATCGGACCCTGCATGCACGGGATGGCGTCTATGCCTTTGTCCGAGAGTTGCAAGGCGAGCGCTTCCTGATCGTTCTCAACGTGAACCAGCGCCCGGTCAAGCTTGAGCTCTCCATCGCGGCATTTCCCGAGCTGCACGGCCCATGCCGCGATCTGCTGAGCGGACGCTCCGCTCGCGTCGAGCGCCAGCAACTGACAGGAGATGATCTCCCAGCGCGTGCGGGCGCCGTCTTCAGGTCTTCCTGA
- a CDS encoding alpha-amylase — translation MNTTTNWPPGPRIYNLFPLLAGPLPTWTPHLERARHLGFDWVFINSFHYAGYSGSLYSVKDYYTLDPRLLDPEAGPPMDQLAQMIQTAKQLGLNLMMDLVINHTAFDSPLVTEHPQWYKRGADGKPLRPSAKEGEQRVVWGDLAEIDNANSPERDQLWRYWLQLAEHYAALGFRAFRCDAAYKVPVELWQFLFNRVKQSHPDALFFAESLGCPFADILRLARAGFDFIFNSSKWWDFTEPWCLDHYRQTAALTPSVSFAESHDTERLAAELLGDQAAVKLRYAFSALFSTGVMMPIGFEYGFRRRLDVVETRPEDWETPQWDLGDFITSVNRLKASYRVFNEEGPIESVDAGNPQVLAFVKYTLDRSERALVVLNKDRQRTQSCRLAHMGHVFSGTTRVEDLSPEERLVHSSDFQTAQLKPSGLHVLYAR, via the coding sequence ATGAACACTACAACAAACTGGCCTCCCGGCCCCCGTATCTACAATCTCTTTCCTCTCTTGGCTGGACCGCTGCCGACCTGGACGCCGCATCTCGAACGCGCGCGACACTTGGGGTTTGACTGGGTTTTTATCAACTCGTTCCACTATGCCGGCTACTCCGGCAGCCTGTACTCGGTGAAAGACTATTACACGCTTGATCCGCGCCTGCTTGATCCGGAGGCCGGTCCGCCAATGGACCAACTCGCGCAGATGATCCAAACGGCCAAGCAGTTGGGTCTCAATCTCATGATGGATCTGGTCATCAATCACACCGCCTTTGATTCTCCGTTGGTGACCGAACATCCGCAGTGGTACAAACGAGGAGCCGACGGCAAACCGCTACGCCCGAGCGCGAAAGAAGGCGAGCAGCGCGTGGTCTGGGGTGACCTCGCCGAGATCGATAACGCCAACAGTCCGGAGCGCGACCAGCTCTGGCGCTACTGGCTGCAGCTCGCCGAACATTACGCGGCTCTAGGGTTTCGCGCCTTTCGCTGCGACGCCGCCTACAAGGTACCGGTGGAACTCTGGCAGTTTCTGTTCAACCGCGTGAAGCAGTCGCATCCTGATGCGCTCTTTTTCGCCGAGTCGCTCGGCTGTCCGTTCGCCGACATCTTGCGCCTGGCTCGCGCGGGGTTTGATTTTATCTTTAATAGCTCGAAGTGGTGGGATTTTACCGAACCCTGGTGTCTGGACCACTATCGCCAGACGGCTGCCCTGACGCCCTCGGTCAGCTTTGCCGAATCGCACGATACCGAGCGCCTGGCGGCTGAACTGCTGGGAGACCAAGCAGCGGTGAAGCTCCGCTATGCCTTCTCGGCGCTCTTCTCGACTGGGGTGATGATGCCAATCGGGTTCGAGTATGGTTTTCGTCGCCGCCTTGATGTCGTGGAAACTCGACCCGAAGATTGGGAAACTCCCCAGTGGGACCTCGGCGATTTCATTACCTCAGTCAATCGTCTGAAAGCGTCCTATCGAGTCTTCAACGAGGAAGGGCCGATTGAGTCTGTCGATGCCGGCAACCCTCAGGTCTTAGCTTTTGTGAAATATACGCTCGATCGCAGCGAACGCGCATTGGTGGTGCTGAACAAAGACCGGCAACGGACGCAATCGTGTCGACTGGCGCACATGGGGCATGTGTTCAGCGGGACGACGCGGGTCGAGGATCTATCACCCGAGGAACGTTTGGTCCACTCGTCGGATTTTCAGACTGCGCAACTGAAACCTTCGGGGTTGCATGTCCTCTATGCGCGGTAA
- the glgX gene encoding glycogen debranching protein GlgX encodes MNVWLGQPYPLGATWDGSGVNFALFSQYATQVELCLFDGADGNRETARIRLPEQTDHVWHAYLPGIRPGQLYGYRVHGPYEPQDGHRFNPAKLLLDPYAKAIAGAVQWSDALFGYTLGHQEADLSYDERDSAAGAPKCVVVDTAFAWGNDAHPRRPWHQTLIYELHVKGFTARHPDVPSHLRGTYAGLMCPEILDYLHSLGATAVELMPVHQFLVDKHLVDRGATNYWGYNSLGFFAPEARYSSSGVRGQQVTEFKTLVKVLHSEGIEVILDVVYNHTGEGNHLGPTLCFRGIDNVSYYRLLPDDRRHYMDYTGCGNTLNMLHPRTLQLIMDSLRYWVLEMHVDGFRFDLASALARELHAVDRLGAFFDIIHQDPVLSQVKLIAEPWDLGEGGYQVGNFPVLWAEWNAEYRDTVRRFWKGDGGLVGSLAYRLTGSSDLYERSGRRPYASVNFITAHDGFTLHDLVSYNEKHNETNGEGSRDGHDHNLSWNCGVEGPTDDPAILALRARQQRNFLATLLLSQGAPMLQAGDEIGRTQHGNNNAYCQDNDLSWMDWNLDQARQELLEFTRLLTRLFHQHPVLRRRKFFQGRHIRGSEAKDLAWFRPDGKEMTDEDWSNWHARCLGLRLAGDGIEELDARGQRILDRTLLILLNAHHEALSFLLPLHKASDQWEVIVDTRTATGRRRFRVLSGGEAYELEARSLAVLRLHGTEADGRKDKNRPSQ; translated from the coding sequence ATGAACGTTTGGCTTGGGCAGCCGTATCCGCTCGGCGCGACGTGGGATGGCAGCGGCGTGAACTTCGCGCTTTTTTCCCAGTATGCCACGCAGGTTGAGTTGTGCCTGTTCGATGGAGCGGACGGGAACCGGGAAACCGCGCGGATTCGCCTGCCGGAGCAAACCGATCATGTTTGGCATGCTTACCTACCGGGCATTCGTCCAGGGCAGCTCTACGGCTACCGGGTACACGGTCCCTACGAGCCGCAGGACGGCCACCGTTTCAATCCAGCAAAGCTGCTGCTCGATCCGTACGCGAAGGCAATTGCCGGAGCCGTCCAGTGGAGCGATGCGCTTTTCGGGTACACTTTGGGACACCAGGAGGCTGATCTCTCGTATGACGAACGCGATAGCGCAGCGGGAGCGCCGAAGTGTGTGGTGGTGGATACCGCCTTTGCTTGGGGAAACGACGCGCACCCGCGCAGGCCGTGGCACCAGACGTTGATCTATGAACTGCACGTCAAGGGGTTTACCGCTCGCCACCCCGATGTCCCCTCCCACTTGCGAGGAACCTACGCCGGCTTAATGTGTCCGGAAATCCTTGACTACCTGCACTCGTTGGGAGCGACGGCGGTGGAGCTGATGCCGGTGCATCAATTCCTGGTGGACAAACACCTCGTCGATCGCGGCGCGACGAACTATTGGGGGTATAATTCGCTTGGCTTCTTCGCGCCAGAGGCTCGCTACTCCAGCAGCGGCGTGCGCGGGCAACAAGTGACGGAATTCAAAACTCTGGTCAAGGTGCTGCACAGCGAAGGAATCGAGGTAATTCTCGACGTGGTGTACAACCACACCGGCGAAGGTAACCACCTGGGGCCGACCCTCTGCTTTCGCGGCATCGATAATGTGTCGTATTACCGCCTCCTTCCCGATGACCGGCGTCATTACATGGACTACACGGGCTGCGGCAACACACTGAACATGCTCCACCCCCGCACGCTCCAGCTCATCATGGACAGTCTCCGCTATTGGGTGCTGGAGATGCATGTCGATGGGTTCCGCTTTGACTTGGCGTCGGCGCTGGCGCGCGAGCTGCACGCAGTGGATAGACTCGGCGCGTTTTTCGACATCATCCATCAGGACCCGGTGTTATCGCAGGTCAAACTTATCGCCGAACCGTGGGACCTGGGCGAAGGCGGCTATCAGGTCGGAAACTTTCCAGTGTTATGGGCGGAGTGGAACGCGGAATACCGCGACACGGTGCGACGCTTTTGGAAGGGCGATGGCGGATTAGTTGGGAGTCTCGCATATCGCTTGACCGGCAGTAGCGATTTATATGAACGCAGCGGGCGACGACCCTACGCTAGCGTGAACTTCATCACGGCGCATGACGGTTTCACCTTGCACGACCTCGTCAGTTATAACGAGAAGCATAATGAAACGAACGGAGAAGGGAGCCGTGACGGTCATGATCACAACCTCAGCTGGAATTGCGGCGTCGAAGGTCCCACCGACGACCCGGCGATTCTCGCGCTGCGGGCGCGCCAACAGCGCAACTTCCTGGCTACGTTGTTGCTCTCGCAAGGAGCGCCCATGCTGCAAGCCGGGGATGAGATCGGTCGTACCCAACACGGGAACAACAATGCGTATTGCCAGGACAATGACCTCTCCTGGATGGATTGGAACCTGGACCAAGCGCGGCAGGAATTGCTAGAGTTTACCCGGTTGCTGACGCGACTCTTTCATCAACATCCGGTCTTACGGCGCCGCAAGTTTTTCCAAGGCCGACACATTCGTGGGTCCGAGGCGAAGGATCTGGCGTGGTTCCGACCGGATGGCAAGGAGATGACCGACGAGGATTGGAGCAATTGGCACGCCCGCTGTCTGGGCTTACGCCTCGCTGGCGATGGGATTGAAGAATTAGACGCTCGCGGGCAGCGGATTCTGGATCGGACGTTGCTCATCCTCCTGAATGCGCACCATGAAGCACTGTCTTTTCTGTTGCCGCTTCACAAGGCCAGTGACCAGTGGGAAGTGATCGTGGACACCAGAACGGCGACCGGGAGGCGACGCTTCCGTGTATTATCCGGTGGCGAAGCCTATGAACTCGAAGCCCGCTCGCTGGCGGTGCTGCGTCTGCACGGCACTGAGGCGGACGGGCGTAAAGATAAGAATAGACCATCGCAATGA
- a CDS encoding antibiotic biosynthesis monooxygenase translates to MHTRLFYGTIQTGKEQEALAVLNEFVDRVKQLQGCLLGQLLQTGNEIVGISTWETKEDLAAYADSEVARELFTRITPLFLGRPTARSYEVKRSASEQAVTKTFLPEQL, encoded by the coding sequence ATGCATACACGGCTCTTTTACGGAACGATCCAGACTGGGAAGGAACAGGAGGCGCTAGCGGTGCTTAACGAGTTCGTGGACCGTGTCAAGCAGCTCCAGGGCTGCCTGCTGGGCCAACTCCTGCAGACTGGCAACGAGATCGTCGGCATTAGCACCTGGGAGACGAAAGAAGATCTGGCGGCCTATGCCGACAGCGAGGTGGCGCGCGAGCTGTTCACACGCATCACGCCGCTCTTTCTGGGGCGGCCGACAGCGCGGAGCTACGAGGTCAAGCGCAGCGCGTCAGAACAGGCGGTCACGAAAACGTTTCTTCCTGAGCAGCTATGA